A window of the Tenebrio molitor chromosome 1, icTenMoli1.1, whole genome shotgun sequence genome harbors these coding sequences:
- the LOC138126027 gene encoding UDP-glucosyltransferase 2-like isoform X2, with amino-acid sequence MVNTAYCVILHFKFYVNTLLKLYLIKLYILPQANKCIVELSYDPRERKKCKMVIKPTEIIVFIVSLTASCESGRILAIMPTPSYSHQIVFNPLWLQLNSRGHHVTLFTTDPIKNSNLSNFRQIDWNFAYKLWHEKHNVSDIINNFNKDLVKCLNQYMEMMSDIIIQELEHPGVKSIINDENEHFDLVIAEFLIPTMIAFSKRFNCPFIGISPMDIPNFVHEALGNPVSPALFPDFMSPFDDQMNFFERVLNTFYYLGGKLYFRYYFYPKMDKIVKTYFGKDYPRLDDMQLNVSTIFLNINPIIHTIKPLTRNILVVGGGTHFMKDVSLPHDIQMFLDEAEVGAIYFSLGTNVKSKDLSEGTKRIFLETFSELPYKILWKLESAHVTTNSNILIKQWLPQQAILKHPNIKLFITQGGLQSLEEAIYNAVPIIAMPVYIDQYSNVRKVMRKGIGRTLDLDKLEKQILQENINEVIQICCGKIISFTKRTTFRFRRSY; translated from the exons ATGGTAAACACTGCGTATTGTGTaatattacattttaaattctatGTAAATACGCTACTTAAGCTTTATCTGATTAAATTATATATTCTCCCACAAGCAAATAAGTGTATCGTCGAGTTGTCTTACGATCCAAGGGaacgtaaaaaatgtaaaatggtTATAAAACCAACAgaaattattgtatttattgtcTCGCTAACAGCGTCATGTGAAAGTGGTCGAATTTTAGCCATCATGCCAACACCTTCCTACAGCCATCAAATTGTCTTTAATCCACTGTGGCTTCAACTGAATTCGAGAGGCCACCACGTTACACTTTTCACGACAGATCCGATAAAAAACTCGAATTTATCAAACTTTCGACAAATAGATTGGAACTTCGCTTACAAGTTATGGCACGAGAAACACAACGTCAGcgatattataaataattttaacaaagaCTTGGTGAAATGTTTAAATCAATACATGGAAATGATGAGTGATATTATAATTCAAGAACTGGAACATCCTGGCGTAAAGAGTATTATAAACGATGAAAATGAACATTTTGATTTGGTAATAGCGGAATTTTTAATTCCTACGATGATAGCATTCAGTAAGAGATTTAATTGTCCTTTCATTGGAATATCGCCAATGGATATACCCAATTTTGTTCATGAAGCTTTGGGTAATCCGGTTTCACCAGCTTTGTTTCCGGACTTTATGTCACCCTTCGACGaccaaatgaatttttttgaaagagTTCTCAATACGTTCTATTACCTAGGAGGTAAATTATATTTCAGGTATTACTTTTATCCAAAAATGGATAAAATTGTGAAAACATACTTTGGAAAGGATTATCCCAGGCTCGACGATATGCAACTTAACGTCAGcacgatttttttgaatattaatcCAATAATACACACTATAAAACCGCTAACAAGAAATATATTGGTAGTAGGAGGCGGTACACACTTTATGAAGGATGTTTCCTTGCCTCAC GATATTCAAATGTTTTTGGATGAAGCTGAAGTCGGAGCTATTTATTTCAGTTTAGGAACCAACGTaaaaagtaaagatttatCTGAAGGAACTAAACGAATTTTCTTGGAAACATTTTCCGAATTACCGTACAAAATATTATGGAAACTTGAAAGTGCTCATGTTacaacaaattcaaatatattaataaaacaatggCTACCGCAACAGGCAATTTTAA AACATCCGAACATAAAACTTTTCATTACTCAAGGTGGACTTCAGTCGCTGGAAGAAGCAATTTATAATGCAGTTCCTATAATTGCTATGCCTGTTTACATAGACCAGTATAGCAACGTAAGAAAAGTAATGCGAAAAGGGATAGGAAGGACACTCGATTTGGACAAATTGGAAAAACAGATCCTGCAAGAAAACATAAATGAAGTC aTACAAATATGCTGCGGAAAAATTATCAGCTTTACTAAGAGAACAACCTTCCGGTTTAGAAGAAGCTATTAG
- the LOC138126027 gene encoding UDP-glucosyltransferase 2-like isoform X1: MVNTAYCVILHFKFYVNTLLKLYLIKLYILPQANKCIVELSYDPRERKKCKMVIKPTEIIVFIVSLTASCESGRILAIMPTPSYSHQIVFNPLWLQLNSRGHHVTLFTTDPIKNSNLSNFRQIDWNFAYKLWHEKHNVSDIINNFNKDLVKCLNQYMEMMSDIIIQELEHPGVKSIINDENEHFDLVIAEFLIPTMIAFSKRFNCPFIGISPMDIPNFVHEALGNPVSPALFPDFMSPFDDQMNFFERVLNTFYYLGGKLYFRYYFYPKMDKIVKTYFGKDYPRLDDMQLNVSTIFLNINPIIHTIKPLTRNILVVGGGTHFMKDVSLPHDIQMFLDEAEVGAIYFSLGTNVKSKDLSEGTKRIFLETFSELPYKILWKLESAHVTTNSNILIKQWLPQQAILKHPNIKLFITQGGLQSLEEAIYNAVPIIAMPVYIDQYSNVRKVMRKGIGRTLDLDKLEKQILQENINEVVNNQKYKYAAEKLSALLREQPSGLEEAIRRAEYVMKYKGAKFLKQIDIPLYQYLLLDVFATFLLLVCILTCFLYVFVTLIVSFIKEKRKDKTKLE, translated from the exons ATGGTAAACACTGCGTATTGTGTaatattacattttaaattctatGTAAATACGCTACTTAAGCTTTATCTGATTAAATTATATATTCTCCCACAAGCAAATAAGTGTATCGTCGAGTTGTCTTACGATCCAAGGGaacgtaaaaaatgtaaaatggtTATAAAACCAACAgaaattattgtatttattgtcTCGCTAACAGCGTCATGTGAAAGTGGTCGAATTTTAGCCATCATGCCAACACCTTCCTACAGCCATCAAATTGTCTTTAATCCACTGTGGCTTCAACTGAATTCGAGAGGCCACCACGTTACACTTTTCACGACAGATCCGATAAAAAACTCGAATTTATCAAACTTTCGACAAATAGATTGGAACTTCGCTTACAAGTTATGGCACGAGAAACACAACGTCAGcgatattataaataattttaacaaagaCTTGGTGAAATGTTTAAATCAATACATGGAAATGATGAGTGATATTATAATTCAAGAACTGGAACATCCTGGCGTAAAGAGTATTATAAACGATGAAAATGAACATTTTGATTTGGTAATAGCGGAATTTTTAATTCCTACGATGATAGCATTCAGTAAGAGATTTAATTGTCCTTTCATTGGAATATCGCCAATGGATATACCCAATTTTGTTCATGAAGCTTTGGGTAATCCGGTTTCACCAGCTTTGTTTCCGGACTTTATGTCACCCTTCGACGaccaaatgaatttttttgaaagagTTCTCAATACGTTCTATTACCTAGGAGGTAAATTATATTTCAGGTATTACTTTTATCCAAAAATGGATAAAATTGTGAAAACATACTTTGGAAAGGATTATCCCAGGCTCGACGATATGCAACTTAACGTCAGcacgatttttttgaatattaatcCAATAATACACACTATAAAACCGCTAACAAGAAATATATTGGTAGTAGGAGGCGGTACACACTTTATGAAGGATGTTTCCTTGCCTCAC GATATTCAAATGTTTTTGGATGAAGCTGAAGTCGGAGCTATTTATTTCAGTTTAGGAACCAACGTaaaaagtaaagatttatCTGAAGGAACTAAACGAATTTTCTTGGAAACATTTTCCGAATTACCGTACAAAATATTATGGAAACTTGAAAGTGCTCATGTTacaacaaattcaaatatattaataaaacaatggCTACCGCAACAGGCAATTTTAA AACATCCGAACATAAAACTTTTCATTACTCAAGGTGGACTTCAGTCGCTGGAAGAAGCAATTTATAATGCAGTTCCTATAATTGCTATGCCTGTTTACATAGACCAGTATAGCAACGTAAGAAAAGTAATGCGAAAAGGGATAGGAAGGACACTCGATTTGGACAAATTGGAAAAACAGATCCTGCAAGAAAACATAAATGAAGTCGTAAATAACCAAAA aTACAAATATGCTGCGGAAAAATTATCAGCTTTACTAAGAGAACAACCTTCCGGTTTAGAAGAAGCTATTAGACGGGCAGAATATGTCATGAAATATAAAGgagcaaaatttttgaaacaaatagACATACCTTTGTATCAGTACTTGTTGTTAGACGTATTTgccacatttttattgttggttTGTATACTTACGTGTTTCTTGTATGTGTTTGTCACATTAATAGTGTCTTTCATAAAAGAGAAACGTAAGGATAAAACTAAGTTAGAATGA